The sequence ATTCCTTGGCCGACTGCTTCACGTCAGCGCCCATGATTTCGTAGGATTTCTGCGGGTCTTTCTTGATCAGGTCGAGCGCCTCGAAATAGCTGTCGGCAAGCGCCTTGGCCGCGTCCGGATTGGCCTTGAGGAATTCGGGTGTGCAGCCGACCGTGTCGAGAACCATCGGGTAGTCGAGCGTGGTCGCCAGTATGTGGCCCTGGTCGGCCTTGTCGCGCACCGCCGAAATGAACGGCTCATAGGTGACGGCGGCATCGTTCTGGCCGGCAAGGAAGGCCTGCGCTGCGGCGTCCGGCTCGAGATTGACGACCGTCACGTCCTTGGTCGACATGCCGTTCTTGTTCAGCACCCAGGCGAGCAGAAAATAGGGCGACGTGCCCGGGGCCGAGGAGGCGACGCTCTTGCCCTTGAGATCGGCGACCGACTTGATGTCGTTGCGCACGACAATGCCGTCGGCGCCATAGGATTTGTCGAGCTGGAAGATCTGCTTGGTGGTCACCCCGCTGGCGTTCCACACCAGCCAGGTCTCGACCGTGGTGGCGGCGCATTGCAGGTCGCCGCTGGCGATGGCGAGCGGACGGCTGGCCTGAGGCACCTTCTTCAAGGTCACGTCGAGGCCGTGCTTCTCGAAGAGGCCTGCCTGCTTGGCAAGCGTCAGCGGTGCAAAGCCGGTCCAGCCGCTGATGCCGATGGTGACCGATGTGGCGGCCATCACCGGCGCGGACAGGCTGGCGGCAAGCGTCAAAGTCGCGGCAAAAACGGCGATCCGGTTCATGTGAGTTCCCCTTTTGTTTGTCTTGAGGGAAATTGTTCACAGACGCCAATCGGCTTGTCAATCAACAGGAACGTGTTCGGCGGCACGGTCGCCGCGATTGCCTCGTCGCCGACGCTCAGCCGGGCAGAAGCCGTGCCCGTCAATAGCCGTCGCAGACGCACTCGGCGGACGAGATCTGATCGTTCCAGTCGCCTCCGAGATAGCGGGCTCTGCGGCTGATCTCAATCGAACTGCCGCCCATCCGCGTATCCTCATAGGCTATGAGCGTGCAGCCGCGGCTAACGAACACCGACGACACACGATCGTTCCAGAACTGACCGCCACGAAAACTTACCGAATCATTGGGCGCCATTTCGATGGATCGTCCGCGAAAATTCGCGTGCTCGAACATGACGCAGGCAGGCTGGTCGTTGTATTGGGCGCTGGCGCCGTCGGCAAAAGCACGGACGCGACAGCTGTCAGGATGGCAAGGCGTTTCATCTCTTATTTCCTCGGTTTCGACCGCGGTCCCCCACCGCTGGATAGCGCGGTCCGGACCGTTTGCCAATGCTCCAGCCCGCAGCCCAAGCTAGCGACTGTCCAACATCCAGCTGCGGTTGCGCCACATTTTCTCGCCGATCTGGCAGTCGGCGGGTGGCTTGTCCTGCGCCAGTACCACTGGCGGATGATCCGCCTCCTCCGCCGCCCATTGCGGTGACGCCGGACCGGCAAGTTCCAGCACCAGCTTGCGGCGTATGGCTTCGGGAAATTGCGTCCAGTCGTTGACCGGGATCATGAAGGCGCCAGGCCCTCCGATGACGCAGTCGCTGTAGTAGCGGTCGAGATCGTTGACGTCGTAGGCGCCGGAAAAGCCGCCCCGGGTCATCAGCGGCAGGCCGTTGATGATGATGCCTTGCCTGACCACGCCATCGCGGGTGAGATTGACCGGCGCGCCCTGATTGTTGGGTCCGTCGCCCGAAATGTCGATGACCCGCTTGGTCCCCTGGTAGCCGCTTTCGGCGAAAAGGTCGCTGCCGAACTCCAACGCACCGGAGATCGAGGTGCGTCGTGCGCTGTTCGGCGGCTGGGCGGACAATTGCGCGACCACCCGCTCCGCATCGGCACGGTTGGCGATGACCGTCCATGGCACGATGACGCGTTGCCATGTGGTGCCGGCCCATTCGACATAGGTGACGGCGATCTTGCCATGGGCGCCATCGGCGATCGCCTGCAGCACATTGTCATGCGTCAGCGCCGCCGCGTAGCCGTGACGCTGGATCTCGAGCTCGTCCGCCGACATCGACAGCGAAACATCGACGGCCAGCACCAGCTCGACATCGACCGGCTCGTCTGCGCGAGACGGAGGCGCCAGCCAGAGCAGCAACGCCAGCGCCGCACAGCCGGAAAGGAGATGTCTTGCACAAGGGAAAGCAGACATGCCGCAAGGGTAAGCGAAAATCGCACGCTTAAAAAGACAAAAGCCCGGCTCGAAGCCAGGCTTTTGCGATCAGTCCGTTGCTCCGGCCGAAACCTCAGCTGCGCGGCTTGAGGTTCTCCGGGTCATAGAGCGGCTTGTAGCCGACGCCGGCGACCTCGACCGGATAGGTCTCGCCGAAATACTCGACATTGAGCTTGCGGCCTTCCTGGGCATACGCCCGCGGCAGATAGGCGAGCGCAATGTTCTTGCCGATGGTTGGGCCATAGGCGACCGATGTGGTGAAGGAGCGGCGGCCGAGTTCGTCGACCAGCGTCTCACCGGTGGCGGGATCCAGCACCGGCATGGTGCCCACGGGATAACGCGCCACACCCTTGGAATCGGTATTTTCCGTCATCACCAGCGTGCACAAAGTCGCCGGCTGATGCTCGCGGGCGCGGTATTCGACATGCTTGGCTTTGCCGCAGAAATCGTTCTCCTTGACCTTCGGACGGGCGAGATCGGCTTCCAGCAGATTGTACTCGGTCAAGAGGTCGGCGTTCTGCAGCCGCAGGCTCTTTTCCATGCGCCGCGTATTGGCATAGGTCTCGACGCCGAACGGCATCACGCCGGTCGAGCGCAGCGCGTCCCAGACGGCCAGGCCATCTTCGTAACGCATATGCAGTTCCCAGCCCTGCTCGCCGACATAGGAGATGCGGAACGCGGTGACATCCTTGCCGCCGATCCTGACCGGCTTGATCGCCGCGAACGGGAAATTCTCCGGCGAAAGGCCCTCGGGATTCTCGACCACCTTCTGCAAGGTCGTGCGGGCATTCGGCCCCCAGATGCCGATGGTGACGTATTTCTCGGTCACATCGGTGATGGTGGCGTCAAAACCTTTGTCCTGCGCGGTGCGCTGCATGTAGCGGAAGTCGCGCGGGCCGGCGTCGGCGCCGTCGATCACCCGACAACGGTCGGCCATGCGGATCACGGTAAAGTCGGCGCGCACCATGCCTTCCTCGTCGAGGAAGTGGGTGTAGATGCCCTTGCCGATATTGTTGTCGCCGCCGATCTTGGCTGCGCACAGCCATTCCAGCAGCGCGACATGGTCTGGCCCTTCGACGTCATACATCGAGAAATGCGAGAGGTTGACGATGCCGCAATCCTCGCTCATCGCCAGATGCTCGGCATTGGAGACACGCCAGAAATGGCGGTTGTCCCACTCGTTCTCACGCACGGGTACCCGGTTGCCATACTTCTCAAGCAGGTGCTCGTTGGCGGCGTAGCCATGGGCGCGCTCCCAGCCGCCCAGCTCCATGAAGTAGCCGCCGAGCTCCTTCTCGCGCTCCCAGAACGGCGAGCGCCTGATGTTGCGGCCCTTGGAGAACGGCTCGCGCGGATGCACCGCCGGATTATAGACCTTCATCGCCGTTTCGGTGCAGCGATCCCAGATGAACTGTTCCTTCGTCTGGTGCGGATAGAAGCGCGCATAGTCGATGGCGTGATGGTCGATCCCGGTGCGGCCGTCGGTCATCCAGTCGGCGATCAGCTTGCCCATGCCCGGGCCGTCCTTGACCCAGATGGCGACGGCATACCAGAGACCCCTCACCTTCTGGCTTTCGCCCATGGACGGGCCACCGTCGGCGGTCACCTGCAGCAGGCCGTTGAAGGAATGGCTTTCGTTATAGCCGAGTTCGCCCAGGATCGGCGTCAGTTCCATGGCGCGCTCGAGCGGCGCCAGGATCTGCTCCATGTCGAGGTCGCGCTGCGACGGCGACAGCCGCGCCTCATGCTTTTCGAG is a genomic window of Mesorhizobium huakuii containing:
- a CDS encoding ABC transporter substrate-binding protein, with translation MNRIAVFAATLTLAASLSAPVMAATSVTIGISGWTGFAPLTLAKQAGLFEKHGLDVTLKKVPQASRPLAIASGDLQCAATTVETWLVWNASGVTTKQIFQLDKSYGADGIVVRNDIKSVADLKGKSVASSAPGTSPYFLLAWVLNKNGMSTKDVTVVNLEPDAAAQAFLAGQNDAAVTYEPFISAVRDKADQGHILATTLDYPMVLDTVGCTPEFLKANPDAAKALADSYFEALDLIKKDPQKSYEIMGADVKQSAKEFEDSAKYLKWADKAENKQFFTKEFLDFSKTAGDLLLQMGLIKEAPDVATLADTSAVSN
- a CDS encoding peptidase inhibitor family I36 protein gives rise to the protein MANGPDRAIQRWGTAVETEEIRDETPCHPDSCRVRAFADGASAQYNDQPACVMFEHANFRGRSIEMAPNDSVSFRGGQFWNDRVSSVFVSRGCTLIAYEDTRMGGSSIEISRRARYLGGDWNDQISSAECVCDGY
- a CDS encoding DUF1194 domain-containing protein, with product MSAFPCARHLLSGCAALALLLWLAPPSRADEPVDVELVLAVDVSLSMSADELEIQRHGYAAALTHDNVLQAIADGAHGKIAVTYVEWAGTTWQRVIVPWTVIANRADAERVVAQLSAQPPNSARRTSISGALEFGSDLFAESGYQGTKRVIDISGDGPNNQGAPVNLTRDGVVRQGIIINGLPLMTRGGFSGAYDVNDLDRYYSDCVIGGPGAFMIPVNDWTQFPEAIRRKLVLELAGPASPQWAAEEADHPPVVLAQDKPPADCQIGEKMWRNRSWMLDSR
- a CDS encoding GcvT family protein encodes the protein MAEFPKKAKVVIIGLGGIVGASIAHHLIERGWTDIVGIDKSGIPTDIGSTAHASDFCYTTSHDFLSCWTTLYSIDFYEKMGHYARIGGLEVARVGDDSRMDEIKRKIASAKAFGTRARLIEPAEIKEKFPLIEQDMVQGGLWDPDAGLVIPRSQTVAGKLVDQAEASGKLKSFANTPAKSLVVKDGRISAVVTDRGTIEADYVIVCAGIWGRLIAEMVGEDLPVMPIDHPLTFFGPYNEFAGTGKEIGWPLLRDQGNSAYMRDTGDPKTAEGGQIEWGYYEENNPRLCHPRDLLEKHEARLSPSQRDLDMEQILAPLERAMELTPILGELGYNESHSFNGLLQVTADGGPSMGESQKVRGLWYAVAIWVKDGPGMGKLIADWMTDGRTGIDHHAIDYARFYPHQTKEQFIWDRCTETAMKVYNPAVHPREPFSKGRNIRRSPFWEREKELGGYFMELGGWERAHGYAANEHLLEKYGNRVPVRENEWDNRHFWRVSNAEHLAMSEDCGIVNLSHFSMYDVEGPDHVALLEWLCAAKIGGDNNIGKGIYTHFLDEEGMVRADFTVIRMADRCRVIDGADAGPRDFRYMQRTAQDKGFDATITDVTEKYVTIGIWGPNARTTLQKVVENPEGLSPENFPFAAIKPVRIGGKDVTAFRISYVGEQGWELHMRYEDGLAVWDALRSTGVMPFGVETYANTRRMEKSLRLQNADLLTEYNLLEADLARPKVKENDFCGKAKHVEYRAREHQPATLCTLVMTENTDSKGVARYPVGTMPVLDPATGETLVDELGRRSFTTSVAYGPTIGKNIALAYLPRAYAQEGRKLNVEYFGETYPVEVAGVGYKPLYDPENLKPRS